A window of the Brassica oleracea var. oleracea cultivar TO1000 chromosome C1, BOL, whole genome shotgun sequence genome harbors these coding sequences:
- the LOC106297924 gene encoding receptor-like protein kinase HAIKU2 translates to MFRQLFIVRLLFLLPLASSSSNHKRELKNLLKLKSTFQETEPNHVFATWTHRKPTCEFSGITCNSGGNVVEINLESQSLNNGDNNNTSNLPFDSICDLKFLEKLVLGNNSLSGKILKNLRSCKRLRYLDLGNNNFSGEFPAIDSLRLLEFLSLNASGISGRFPWKSLKSLKRLSFLSVGDNRFDPHPFPGEILNLRALSWLYMSNISITGEIPEGVKNLVLLQNLEISDNRISGEIPKGIVQLINLKRFEVYNNSLNGKLPLGFGNLTNLKYFDASNNSLEGDLSELRSLKNLVSLGLYENRLTGVIPREFGDFKSLAALSLYRNKLTGKLPEKLGSWTGFSYIDVSENFLEGHIPPYMCKKGAMTHLLMLQNRFTGQFPESYAECTTLIRIRVSNNSLSGVVPYGIWGLPRLQLLDLASNRFEGPLTDDIGNAKSLGSLDLSSNRFSGSIPSQISGADSLVSVNIRMNKFSGQVPDSFGKLKELSSLYLDENSLSGDIPESLGLCVSLVYLNLAGNSLSGRIPESLGSLRLLNSLNLSGNRLTGLIPVALSTLKLSLLDLSNNELAGSVPESLISGRFVGNSGLCSSKISYLQPCTGPRGYNGTTKHLSTLEICYITAAVLVLFLLFCYVIYKVKKGRSNRTAQKKNDCLVSSFRLLNLNEMEVIDEIKPENLIGRGGHGDVYKVTLRNGETLAVKHILGTDTCNREFEAEVATLSNVKHINVVKLFCSITSEDSKLLVYEFMTNGSLWEQLHERRGDQEIGWRVRQAIALGAAKGLEYLHHGLDQPVIHRDVKSSNILLDEEWRPRIADFGLAKIIQPDSVQRDVSSSIVEGTLGYIAPEYAYTTKVNEKSDVYSFGVVLMELVTGKKPMEVEFGENRDIVSWVLSRSKEMEKEKMMELIDPVIEYEYKEDALKVLTIGLLCTGKSPQVRPFMKSVVRMLETTGTSYDKSNGEASHGVSDSVEITEGL, encoded by the exons ATGTTCCGACAACTATTTATCGTCCGCCTTCTCTTTCTACTACCCCTCGCTTCATCGAGCTCCAACCATAAAAGAGAACTCAAGAATCTCCTCAAACTAAAATCCACATTTCAAGAAACAGAACCAAACCACGTCTTCGCCACCTGGACTCACCGGAAACCAACTTGTGAGTTCTCCGGAATCACATGCAACTCCGGCGGAAACGTCGTCGAGATCAACCTCGAAAGCCAGAGTCTAAACAACGGAGATAATAACAATACTTCCAATCTTCCTTTCGACTCAATCTGCGACTTAAAGTTTCTCGAGAAGCTAGTTCTTGGAAACAACTCCTTAAGCGGCAAGATTCTCAAGAATCTCAGGAGCTGTAAGCGTCTGAGATACTTAGACCTCGGAAACAACAACTTCTCAGGCGAGTTTCCGGCGATCGATTCTTTACGGTTACTAGAGTTTTTAAGCTTAAACGCCTCAGGAATCTCCGGGAGATTCCCATGGAAGTCTCTGAAAAGCTTGAAGAGGTTGAGTTTCTTGAGCGTTGGGGATAACCGGTTCGATCCTCATCCATTTCCAGGAGAGATCCTAAATCTCAGAGCTTTGAGTTGGCTTTACATGAGCAACATCAGCATCACCGGTGAGATTCCAGAGGGAGTCAAGAACCTTGTTCTCTTACAAAACCTTGAGATCTCTGATAACAGAATCTCCGGTGAGATTCCTAAGGGAATAGTTCAGCTTATAAACCTAAAGCGGTTTGAGGTTTACAACAATTCCTTGAATGGCAAGTTACCATTAGGGTTTGGGAATTTGACGAATCTGAAGTACTTTGATGCATCTAACAACTCATTAGAAGGTGATTTGTCAGAGCTAAGGTCCTTAAAGAACCTTGTATCTCTCGGCTTGTACGAAAACCGACTCACCGGTGTGATCCCAAGAGAGTTTGGAGATTTCAAGAGTTTAGCTGCTTTGTCTCTTTACAGAAACAAGCTCACAGGGAAGCTACCGGAGAAACTCGGATCTTGGACTGGTTTTAGTTACATAGACGTGTCTGAGAACTTCTTGGAAGGTCACATCCCTCCTTATATGTGCAAGAAAGGCGCAATGACGCATCTTCTGATGTTGCAGAACAGGTTCACAGGACAGTTTCCTGAGAGCTATGCTGAATGCACGACTCTGATACGTATCCGTGTAAGCAACAACTCTCTCTCTGGTGTGGTTCCTTATGGGATTTGGGGTTTGCCTAGACTCCAGCTTCTTGATCTTGCTTCTAACCGTTTCGAAGGACCTTTAACTGATGATATCGGTAATGCCAAGTCTCTTGGCTCTTTAGACTTGAGCAGCAATAGGTTCTCAGGTTCTATCCCGTCTCAGATATCAGGAGCTGACTCGCTGGTGTCGGTTAATATTCGTATGAACAAGTTTTCAGGGCAAGTTCCTGACTCTTTTGGAAAGCTTAAGGAGCTTTCAAGTCTTTATCTTGACGAGAATAGCCTATCCGGTGATATACCAGAGTCATTAGGCTTGTGTGTATCTTTGGTTTATCTAAACCTAGCTGGAAACTCACTCTCTGGGAGAATCCCTGAAAGTTTAGGATCTTTACGGTTATTGAACTCTCTTAACCTGTCAGGAAACAGACTAACCGGATTGATTCCGGTTGCTTTATCAACCCTTAAGCTAAGCTTACTTGACTTATCCAACAATGAGTTAGCCGGTTCTGTTCCTGAATCACTCATAAGTGGGAGATTTGTAGGAAACTCAGGTCTATGCAGTTCAAAGATATCATATCTTCAGCCATGCACAGGACCTCGAGGTTACAATGGGACAACAAAACACTTGTCTACACTGGAGATCTGTTATATCACCGCTGCGGTACTTGTTCTGTTTCTTTTATTCTGTTACGTGATCTACAAGGTAAAGAAAGGTAGGTCAAATCGCACGGCTCAGAAGAAGAACGACTGCCTAGTCAGCTCCTTCCGGTTACTAAACTTGAATGAAATGGAAGTCATCGATGAAATCAAGCCAGAGAATCTCATAGGCAGAGGCGGTCACGGGGATGTCTACAAAGTAACCCTAAGGAACGGCGAAACCCTAGCTGTTAAGCACATCTTGGGAACAGATACTTGTAACCGAGAATTTGAGGCAGAAGTTGCAACGTTGAGCAATGTAAAACACATAAACGTTGTGAAGTTGTTCTGCAGCATAACGAGTGAGGATAGTAAGTTACTTGTCTATGAGTTCATGACTAATGGAAGTTTGTGGGAGCAGTTGCACGAGCGGCGTGGTGATCAAGAGATTGGTTGGCGTGTGAGACAAGCAATAGCTTTGGGAGCTGCTAAAGGGTTGGAGTATCTGCACCATGGATTAGACCAGCCTGTGATACATCGTGACGTGAAGTCTAGTAATATATTGCTTGATGAGGAGTGGAGACCAAGGATTGCTGATTTTGGATTGGCTAAAATCATTCAGCCTGATTCGGTTCAACGAGATGTGTCTTCTTCTATCGTTGAAGGAACTCTCGGCTACATTGCCCCCG AATATGCATACACAACTAAAGTGAATGAGAAGAGCGATGTTTACAGTTTTGGGGTGGTGCTAATGGAGTTGGTGACTGGGAAGAAGCCAATGGAGGTTGAGTTCGGTGAGAACAGAGACATTGTCTCGTGGGTTTTGAGCAGGAGCAAGGAGATGGAGAAAGAGAAGATGATGGAACTAATCGACCCGGTCATAGAATATGAATACAAGGAGGATGCTCTTAAAGTATTGACTATTGGTTTGTTATGTACTGGCAAGTCTCCTCAGGTTAGACCGTTTATGAAATCTGTGGTTCGTATGCTGGAGACAACAGGGACTTCTTACGACAAAAGCAACGGAGAAGCAAGTCATGGTGTGAGTGATAGTGTTGAGATTACTGAAGGTTTATAG
- the LOC106315168 gene encoding uncharacterized protein LOC106315168 codes for MDPCSFVRIILGNLTVRFPATSPSSSSSEPSVSGINPSTPNCYCKIRFKNFPRQIASVPVMFRTESESETRSSGNISTVAACFSLSKAQIQVALKKPNWSVLSIETYSRVGDGVSGASCGLASGSEKLLGRFEVSIDLKSAETKTCLAHNGWVALRRSQRGGKSGSDPELHVTVRVEPDPRFVFQFDGEPECSPQVFQVQGNTKQAVFTCKFGARSSNSGDRNQLGSSSMRSEKEQPSKERKGWSVTVHDLSGSPVAMASMVTPFVPSPGSNRVNRSSPGAWLILRPDGCTWKPWGRLEAWRESGYSSDALGYRFELFQDGIATAVSTSSSVGLKNGGSFVIDVTGGNTTAASTPTTSPQGSWDLGSGSSAGSRPASRPGSGSGSDFGYLLPQHPAQSRGFVMSASVEGVRKRSKPEVEVGVTHVTCTEDAAAHVALAAAVDLSLDACRLFSQKIRKELRQQSQLGVV; via the coding sequence ATGGATCCGTGCTCTTTCGTACGGATCATACTCGGTAACTTGACCGTTAGGTTTCCGGCGACGTCTCCGTCTTCTTCATCATCCGAACCGTCTGTTTCCGGGATCAACCCTTCTACTCCTAACTGCTACTGCAAAATCAGATTCAAGAACTTCCCTCGCCAGATCGCTTCTGTTCCGGTCATGTTCCGAACCGAATCTGAATCCGAGACCCGCTCCTCCGGTAACATCTCCACCGTCGCTGCTTGCTTCAGTCTTAGCAAAGCTCAGATCCAGGTGGCACTTAAGAAGCCTAATTGGAGCGTCCTCTCAATCGAGACTTACTCGCGCGTCGGCGATGGCGTTAGCGGCGCGTCGTGTGGACTCGCTTCGGGGAGTGAGAAGTTGCTCGGTAGATTCGAGGTTTCGATTGATTTAAAATCTGCGGAGACTAAAACGTGTTTGGCGCACAACGGATGGGTTGCTTTGAGGAGGTCTCAGAGAGGGGGAAAGTCAGGATCCGATCCGGAGCTCCACGTGACCGTGCGGGTTGAACCCGACCCGAGATTCGTGTTTCAGTTCGACGGCGAGCCGGAGTGCAGCCCTCAGGTTTTCCAAGTGCAAGGGAACACGAAACAAGCCGTCTTCACTTGCAAGTTCGGCGCGAGGAGCTCCAACTCCGGCGATCGGAATCAGTTAGGCAGTTCTTCGATGAGATCGGAGAAAGAGCAACCGTCGAAAGAGAGGAAAGGCTGGTCCGTAACTGTCCACGATCTCTCCGGCTCACCCGTAGCGATGGCCTCTATGGTAACACCTTTCGTACCGTCTCCCGGTTCGAACCGCGTGAACCGGTCGAGTCCCGGCGCGTGGCTAATTCTCCGACCCGACGGTTGCACGTGGAAGCCGTGGGGGAGATTAGAGGCGTGGCGTGAATCCGGTTACTCCTCCGACGCGCTAGGTTACCGTTTCGAGCTCTTCCAAGACGGAATCGCCACTGCGGTTTCCACATCGTCGTCTGTCGGCTTGAAAAATGGCGGGAGTTTTGTTATTGATGTCACCGGCGGGAACACCACGGCGGCTTCTACGCCGACTACGAGTCCTCAGGGAAGCTGGGATCTCGGGTCCGGATCCAGCGCCGGGTCGAGACCTGCATCGAGGCCAGGATCAGGATCCGGGTCGGATTTTGGGTATCTGCTGCCGCAGCATCCGGCGCAGAGCCGAGGGTTCGTGATGTCGGCTTCGGTGGAAGGAGTGAGGAAACGGAGTAAACCCGAGGTGGAAGTTGGTGTGACGCACGTGACTTGCACGGAGGATGCAGCAGCGCACGTGGCGTTGGCTGCGGCGGTGGATCTGAGTTTGGACGCTTGCAGGCTGTTCTCTCAGAAGATAAGGAAAGAGCTGAGACAGCAAAGCCAGCTTGGTGTCGTTTGA
- the LOC106338169 gene encoding agamous-like MADS-box protein AGL62: MVTKNKGRQKIEMVKMKNENNLQVTFSKRRSGLFKKASELCTLCGAEIVVIVFSPGRKVFSFGHPNVDVVIDRFLNINPHHPHQNNNLQLNEACLNAVVQDLNNHLTQVTEQLEEEKKRNEDLKQKRKDDKKSENWWEDPIEGFNLCQLIEFKCGLENFKKTVTTEASKYLQVTGHNFYFGSSSNATFGIFDNDGNTNSELDLFNHRRLVDMNTFSGNHQNMIIPHPSTTPYGNNVIERFAPEHDQNQNQYCFKQERASECDHQPDHPPHCRHEYY; this comes from the exons ATGGTGACAAAAAATAAAGGTCGCCAAAAAATAGAGATGGTGAAAATGAAAAACGAAAATAATCTTCAAGTTACTTTCTCAAAACGAAGATCCGGTCTTTTCAAAAAAGCTAGTGAGCTTTGCACGCTTTGTGGTGCAGAGATTGTTGTTATTGTATTTTCACCTGGCCGAAAAGTTTTTTCTTTTGGTCATCCAAATGTTGATGTTGTAATTGATCGCTTCTTAAATATTAATCCACATCATCCTCACCAAAACAACAATTTGCAACTTAATGAAGCCTGTCTAAATGCAGTTGTACAAGATCTCAACAATCATCTCACTCAG GTAACAGAGCAATTGGAAGAAGAGAAAAAGAGAAATGAAGACTTGAAGCAAAAGAGAAAAGATGATAAGAAGTCTGAGAATTGGTGGGAAGACCCTATAGAAGGATTCAACTTATGTCAACTTATTGAATTCAAATGTGGTTTGGAAAATTTTAAAAAGACAGTGACAACTGAAGCCTCCAAGTATCTTCAAGTGACTGGTCATAACTTCTATTTTGGAAGTTCTAGTAATGCTACTTTTGGAATTTTTGATAATGATGGTAATACCAACAGTGAGTTGGACCTATTTAATCATCGAAGATTGGTGGATATGAACACGTTCTCGGGCAATCATCAAAACATGATCATTCCTCATCCTTCCACAACACCGTATGGGAATAATGTTATTGAAAGGTTTGCTCCAGAACACGACCAAAACCAGAACCAATATTGTTTTAAGCAAGAACGTGCTTCCGAATGTGACCATCAACCTGATCATCCTCCTCACTGTCGACATGAATACTATTGA